One Ostrea edulis chromosome 2, xbOstEdul1.1, whole genome shotgun sequence genomic region harbors:
- the LOC125679148 gene encoding uncharacterized protein LOC125679148, with amino-acid sequence MITRSLIVIVQLLVATDSTCVFPNNFWTTSGIDTWHVSHKGTVNFTSTTMVNWQVWTIGAYTFTCDTTDNTYYVLRSEEFTYLGLKLEAFLCFQFTEQSSSKYTFYFPTTELGDAGNERIKIFLKDDNKVVSSMTEFCDDTSATNLTQHIMVKEGKIDEAKITCPTELQSTWNYTYDSGSGNVCGDAYLDVCTDTSLLDFDYSKCSQTQGYSADGELNCLYSSTSGSYTFLFVYNTDTSTDEQTTYRFTCYIYSVENGMVYLSQNPQDCPPNGNSTYAASDGALVVLTDSSSCPTYDTSTYSATVEIVLGLLAFLIVIAIVLALIYYCYKRKLRLEAEALKAKQEQDERERLEREKRERIRMEKGALTPTLDLGFPDESVYDITRLFYDDEEPVTPTKVETDINERLLDQDNEGLKHDDFMDEYKLRQMMESEDWIEARKRKVADEFEVAETRTKSAAQRLKDMAREKIKKGKNKLLHKKESTEDQDKKNEKSTNLQLLPDLIDTDPDSDGYEFKSHAGWKKVKPAVDLDGEWDTRKKRKRRKKKKKSMGSGYDDAKLNKIPLRRIGRRKIDPGLPVVEGEIHLPLYREDPKLRDLPPLQRIQRRRKKNLWSDMFGDIHGGEPVDMEAINRVRMSENKWKLLLEELYADKQYFDYARKSSAGRRVEKDINVKSQHSLDYLYDRAQYWKEQPPVEQRGTYRSPRSDPNTQRQGSPRKRSPSAHRNN; translated from the exons ATGATAACCAGGAGTCTAATTGTTATTGTACAGCTTCTGGTTGCCACAG ATAGCACGTGCGTCTTCCCAAATAATTTTTGGACAACATCTGGTATAGACACATGGCATGTCAGCCACAAAGGGACCGTGAATTTCACGTCCACGACGATGGTTAATTGGCAGGTGTGGACCATAGGAGCGTATACTTTTACTTGCGATACAACGGATAACACTTATTATGTACTTAG ATCGGAGGAATTCACGTACCTGGGACTGAAGCTGGAAGCTTTCCTCTGTTTTCAGTTCACCGAACAATCATCCAGTAAATACACCTTCTATTTCCCAACAA CTGAGCTGGGTGATGCGGGAAATGAGAGAATCAAGATTTTCCTCAAGGATGACAACAAAGTTGTATCGTCCATGACAGAATTCTGTGATGACACCTCTGCAACTAATCTTACTCAACACATTATGGTCAAAGAAG GAAAAATAGACGAGGCAAAAATAACTTGTCCGACGGAACTGCAGAGTACCTGGAACTATACCTACGACAGCGGAAGTGGAAATGTGTGTGGAGATGCGTACCTTGACGTCTGCACAGACACCAGTTTATTGGACTTTGACTATTCAAAATGTTCACAAACGCAAGGCTACTctg CTGATGGCGAGTTAAATTGCTTATACTCATCCACCTCTGGTTCCTACACTTTCCTGTTTGTCTACAACACGGATACCAGCACAGACGAACAGACCACGTACAGATTTACATGTTAT atATACTCTGTTGAGAATGGCATGGTTTACTTGTCTCAGAATCCACAGGACTGCCCACCAAATGGCAATTCTACCTACGCGGCTTCAGACGGGGCACTTGTTGTTTTAACTGACTCATCCAGCTGCC CAACCTACGACACCTCAACATACAGCGCAACAGTGGAAATTGTGCTCGGCCTTTTGGCCTTCCTCATCGTTATCGCCATTGTGTTGGCCTTGATCTACTACTGTTACAAACGAAAACTAAGGCTCGAGGCAGAGGCCCTTAAAGCAAAGCAGGAGCAGGACGAAAGAGAGAGACTAGAAAGAGAAAAGAGAGAGAGGATCCGAATGGAAAAGGGTGCTCTTACACCTACGCTCGATCTCGGTTTTCCGGATGAATCTGTGTATGATATTACAAGATTGTTTTATGATGACGAGGAACCCGTGACTCCGACTAAGGTCGAGACCGATATCAACGAAAGACTTTTAGATCAAGACAATGAG GGATTAAAACATGACGATTTTATGGATGAATACAAACTTCGACAAatg ATGGAATCCGAAGATTGGATTGAGGCCAGAAAGCGAAAAGTAGCTGATGAGTTTGAAGTTGCTGAGACGCGTACTAAAAGTGCTGCACAGAGACTTAAAGACATGGCTCgagaaaaaataaagaaaggaAAAAATAAGTTACTCCATAAGAAAGAGAGCACTGAGGACCAGGACAAGAAAAACGAAAAGAGTACCAACCTGCAACTTTTACCGGATCTGATCGACACTGATCCGGATTCGGATGGATATGAATTTAAGTCGCACGCGGGTTGGAAAAAAGTGAAGCCCGCGGTAGACTTGGATGGAGAATGGGATACTAGGAAGAAGAGAAAGAGAAGAAAGAAAAAG AAAAAATCAATGGGATCTGGTTATGATGATGCAAAGCTGAACAAAATTCCTTTACGGAGAATCGGAAGGAGGAAAATTGACCCTGGCTTGCCTGTAGTAGAAGGGGAGATACACCTACCACTTTATCGAGAAGATCCGAAACTTCGGGACCTACCTCCTCTACAGAGAATCCAACGAAGGCGAAAGAAAAATTTATGGAGCGATATGTTTGGGGACATTCACGGAGGAGAGCCCGTGGACATGGAGGCTATAAATAGAGTCCGAATGTCAGAAAACAAGTGGAAACTTCTTCTGGAGGAGCTATACGCAGACAAGCAATACTTTGATTATGCCAGAA AATCGTCGGCAGGTAGACGTGTCGAAAAAGACATCAATGTAAAATCGCAGCACAGCTTGGATTACTTGTATGACAGGGCCCAGTATTGGAAGGAACAACCGCCAGTAGAACAGAGAGGCACTTATCGCTCTCCCCGGTCTGACCCCAACACTCAGCGTCAAGGGTCGCCAAGAAAGCGTTCTCCGTCCGCACATCGGAACAATTAA